The proteins below come from a single Streptomyces sp. M92 genomic window:
- the leuC gene encoding 3-isopropylmalate dehydratase large subunit gives MPSTLARKIWREHTVRTSDSGEDLLYVDLQLLHEVNTPQAFDRLRAAGRTVRRPDLTVGTEDHNTPTVDIRRRIADPAGRRQSELMRANCAEFGIPLHRLGDPGQGIVHVIAPEQGLIRPGMTVVCCDSHTTTLGAFGALAFGIGASQVEHVLATQTLPMRPLKDLSVTVGGTLPPGVTAKDLVLALISRIGTSGGQGHAIEYRGPAVEALSMEARMTLCNMSVEAGSRAGLVAPDATTFRYLRDRPGVPTGSDWDQEVAHWMSLRTDDGAVFDKQVSLDGGMLSPYVSWGTNPAQSAPLDSRTPSPDDFGTAEERAAAERALEYMGLAPGVPMRDIGVDMVFLGSCTNGRIEDLRAAADVLKGRRVRDGVHMIIVPGSAAVRRQAVEEGLDAVFAEAGADFRAGAGCSMCAALNEDRLRPGQRAASTNNRNYEGRQGKGSRTHIVSPSVAAATAVTGRLAGPADL, from the coding sequence ATGCCATCCACCCTGGCCCGCAAGATCTGGCGCGAGCACACCGTGCGCACCAGCGATTCGGGCGAAGACCTTCTCTACGTCGATCTGCAGCTGCTGCACGAGGTCAACACCCCGCAGGCCTTCGACCGGCTGCGGGCGGCGGGCCGCACGGTGCGCCGACCCGACCTGACGGTGGGCACCGAGGACCACAACACCCCTACCGTCGACATCCGACGGCGGATCGCGGACCCGGCCGGCCGCAGGCAGTCGGAGCTGATGCGCGCCAACTGCGCCGAGTTCGGCATCCCGCTGCACCGGCTGGGGGACCCCGGACAGGGCATCGTCCACGTGATCGCACCGGAGCAGGGCCTGATCCGGCCCGGCATGACCGTCGTGTGCTGCGACTCCCACACCACGACTCTGGGCGCCTTCGGCGCCCTGGCCTTCGGGATCGGAGCCAGTCAGGTCGAGCACGTCCTGGCCACCCAGACACTGCCCATGCGCCCGCTGAAGGACCTGTCCGTCACGGTCGGGGGCACGCTGCCCCCGGGCGTGACCGCCAAGGACCTGGTACTGGCGCTCATCTCCCGGATCGGAACGTCCGGCGGCCAGGGCCACGCCATCGAGTACCGGGGGCCTGCGGTCGAGGCGCTGTCCATGGAAGCCCGGATGACGCTGTGCAACATGTCGGTGGAGGCCGGGTCACGCGCCGGACTCGTCGCGCCGGACGCCACGACGTTCCGCTACCTGCGGGACCGTCCGGGAGTGCCGACGGGGTCCGACTGGGACCAGGAGGTCGCCCACTGGATGTCGCTGCGCACGGACGACGGCGCGGTGTTCGACAAGCAGGTGAGCCTCGACGGCGGCATGCTCAGCCCGTACGTCTCCTGGGGGACGAACCCGGCGCAGAGCGCGCCGCTGGACTCGCGGACGCCGTCCCCCGACGACTTCGGGACGGCCGAGGAGCGGGCGGCGGCCGAGCGGGCGCTCGAGTACATGGGCCTCGCGCCGGGTGTGCCGATGCGTGACATCGGCGTCGACATGGTGTTCCTGGGGTCCTGCACCAACGGCCGTATCGAGGACCTGCGGGCGGCTGCCGACGTCCTCAAGGGCAGGCGCGTCAGGGACGGCGTTCACATGATCATCGTGCCCGGGTCGGCCGCCGTCCGACGACAGGCCGTCGAGGAGGGGCTCGACGCCGTCTTCGCCGAGGCCGGCGCCGACTTCCGGGCCGGGGCGGGGTGTTCGATGTGCGCCGCCCTCAACGAGGACCGGTTGCGACCGGGGCAGCGCGCCGCCTCGACCAACAACCGCAATTACGAGGGACGGCAGGGCAAGGGTTCCCGGACCCACATCGTCTCCCCGTCCGTCGCCGCGGCGACCGCCGTGACCGGCCGCCTGGCCGGCCCCGCCGATCTGTGA
- the leuD gene encoding 3-isopropylmalate dehydratase small subunit — MTDTTKSTVHRQFTVHTGTAVPLRRTDVDTDQIIPVRFCASTTRDGHADALFADWRDDPGFVLNRPERAGATVLVAGHDFGTGSSREYAVWALQDYGFRVVIAPRFGDIFRGNSLMNGLLTVAVPADVVVALWEETEADAAVPVVVDLERRQVRCRGVLAHFDLEEDIRSRLLLGLDPIASTLRYEEDIAAYETGRRSRLPRTRPRP, encoded by the coding sequence GTGACCGACACCACGAAGTCCACCGTCCACAGGCAGTTCACCGTCCACACGGGCACCGCCGTTCCGCTGCGCCGTACCGACGTCGACACCGACCAGATCATCCCGGTGCGCTTCTGCGCCAGCACGACCCGGGACGGGCACGCCGACGCCCTGTTCGCCGACTGGCGCGACGACCCCGGGTTCGTGCTGAACCGTCCCGAGCGGGCCGGTGCCACGGTGCTGGTCGCCGGACACGACTTCGGCACCGGCTCGTCGCGGGAGTACGCGGTCTGGGCGCTGCAGGACTACGGATTCAGGGTGGTGATCGCCCCGCGGTTCGGGGACATCTTCCGTGGCAACTCGCTGATGAACGGCTTGCTCACCGTCGCCGTGCCCGCCGACGTCGTCGTCGCGCTGTGGGAGGAGACCGAAGCCGACGCCGCCGTCCCCGTCGTGGTCGACCTAGAGCGCAGGCAGGTCCGTTGCCGGGGCGTGCTGGCGCACTTCGACCTGGAGGAGGACATTCGCAGCAGGCTGCTGCTCGGCCTGGATCCGATCGCCTCCACCCTGCGGTACGAGGAGGACATCGCCGCGTACGAAACGGGACGGCGGTCCCGGCTGCCGCGCACCCGGCCCCGCCCGTGA
- a CDS encoding LysR family transcriptional regulator substrate-binding protein has translation MLKHAQEITTVGSLTRSASRTVLRIGVSRSFGKRELARLLGEFHARHADVALDVRVGKCTQVEEWLRSGFVELGIGGLADRGFTVLPLLSDRMHVVLPVGHPLGTASTVHVRQLAGERLLMAGGDLEARLESFFQEHGVDPMVSLRVDDPVTLMTMTANGYGVSLLPGVALPSKAPRLRVLPLVPTLPCDQVLAMGRRATANAFTDEFVALVKGSLDRKELVMG, from the coding sequence ATGCTCAAGCATGCCCAGGAGATCACCACGGTCGGCTCCCTCACGCGCAGTGCCTCGAGAACGGTGCTGCGCATCGGCGTGAGCCGCAGTTTCGGCAAGCGTGAACTGGCCCGCCTGCTCGGTGAGTTCCACGCCCGGCACGCGGACGTGGCGCTCGACGTCCGGGTGGGGAAGTGCACCCAGGTCGAGGAGTGGCTGCGGAGCGGCTTCGTGGAACTCGGGATCGGCGGTCTGGCCGACAGGGGATTCACCGTCTTGCCGCTGCTGAGCGACCGGATGCACGTCGTGCTGCCCGTCGGCCACCCGCTGGGCACGGCCTCGACCGTGCACGTGCGGCAACTCGCCGGTGAACGCCTGCTGATGGCGGGCGGGGATCTGGAGGCGAGGCTGGAGTCCTTCTTCCAGGAGCACGGCGTCGATCCCATGGTGTCCCTCCGGGTCGACGATCCGGTGACCTTGATGACCATGACCGCGAACGGCTACGGCGTGTCCCTGCTGCCCGGGGTCGCTCTCCCGTCGAAGGCCCCCCGGCTGCGCGTGCTGCCGCTGGTCCCCACACTGCCCTGCGACCAGGTCCTCGCGATGGGCCGGCGGGCCACCGCCAACGCCTTCACGGACGAGTTCGTCGCCCTCGTCAAGGGTTCGCTCGACCGCAAGGAGCTGGTGATGGGGTGA
- the pdhA gene encoding pyruvate dehydrogenase (acetyl-transferring) E1 component subunit alpha — translation MGTNPAQAEMIQLLTPEGKRVEHPDYAVDLTSGELRGLYRDMALTRRFDAEATSLQRQGELGLWASLLGQEAAQIGSGRATRPEDYVFPCYREHGVAWTRGIDPLQLLGLYRGVSNGGWDPQEHNFHLYTLVIGPPLLHATGYAMGVTRDGADMAVLSYFGDGASSQGDVAEAFTFATVNNAPVVFFCQNNQYAISTPAARQTRWPISRRSDGWGFPGVRVDGNDVLACLAVTRYALDRARRGEGPMLIEAFTYRMAPHATSDDPTRYRDEAERVEWQGKDPVDRLLRYLTESGQADEAFFAEVAEEGEKLAQHVREGVRAMPDPAPTDLFDHVYAEHHAVVAEERAGFLALRDSLEAGQAGQ, via the coding sequence ATGGGAACGAATCCCGCCCAGGCGGAAATGATCCAGTTGCTTACTCCGGAGGGGAAGCGGGTCGAGCACCCGGATTACGCCGTGGACCTCACCTCCGGCGAACTGCGGGGCCTGTACCGTGACATGGCGCTGACCCGGCGCTTCGACGCCGAGGCCACGTCGCTGCAGCGCCAGGGCGAACTCGGTCTGTGGGCCTCGCTGCTGGGGCAGGAGGCCGCTCAGATCGGCTCCGGACGGGCTACCCGGCCCGAGGACTACGTGTTCCCCTGCTACCGGGAGCACGGTGTCGCCTGGACGCGCGGGATCGATCCCCTTCAGCTCCTCGGGCTGTACCGCGGAGTGAGCAATGGGGGCTGGGACCCGCAGGAGCACAACTTCCACCTGTACACCCTGGTGATCGGTCCGCCGCTGCTGCATGCCACCGGCTACGCGATGGGTGTGACGCGGGACGGCGCGGACATGGCGGTCCTCTCCTACTTCGGAGACGGCGCCTCCAGCCAGGGCGACGTGGCGGAGGCCTTCACCTTCGCCACCGTCAACAACGCGCCGGTGGTGTTCTTCTGCCAGAACAACCAGTACGCGATCTCCACACCCGCGGCCCGGCAGACCCGCTGGCCGATCAGCCGGCGCTCGGACGGCTGGGGCTTTCCCGGGGTCCGGGTGGACGGCAACGACGTGCTGGCCTGCCTCGCCGTGACCCGGTACGCGCTCGACCGGGCGCGGCGGGGCGAGGGCCCCATGCTGATCGAGGCCTTCACCTATCGCATGGCACCGCACGCGACCTCCGACGACCCGACGCGATACCGGGACGAGGCCGAGCGTGTCGAGTGGCAGGGCAAGGACCCCGTCGACCGTCTGCTCCGGTATCTGACCGAATCCGGCCAGGCCGACGAGGCCTTTTTCGCCGAAGTGGCGGAGGAGGGCGAGAAGCTGGCCCAGCACGTCCGCGAGGGAGTCCGTGCCATGCCGGATCCCGCGCCCACCGATCTCTTCGACCACGTGTACGCGGAGCACCACGCGGTGGTGGCGGAGGAGAGGGCCGGCTTCCTCGCCCTGCGGGACTCGCTGGAGGCCGGGCAGGCGGGGCAGTAG
- the gap gene encoding type I glyceraldehyde-3-phosphate dehydrogenase has translation MTIKVAINGFGRIGRGFLRAALAQRADLEVVAVNDLTDAATLAHLLAYDSTMGKLGTEVTAEGDALVVDGRRIAVHAEREPGKLPWGELDVDVVVESTGRFTDARKAAAHLDAGARKVLISAPATNEDITLAYGINHTSYDPAVHHVVSNASCTTNCLAPMAKVLHERFGVEHGLMTTVHAYTQDQNLQDGPHKDLRRARSAAVNIVPTSTGAAKAIALVLPELEGRLAGLSLRVPVPVGSLTDLSAYVSRPTTVEEVNEAFAAAAAGPLAGVLRHSDAPLVSSDIVGEAASCVIDSELTTVTGGGRHVKVFGWYDNESGFSHRVVDVARLLGTRS, from the coding sequence GTGACCATCAAAGTCGCCATCAACGGGTTCGGTCGCATCGGGCGCGGCTTCCTGCGCGCCGCTCTCGCCCAAAGGGCCGATCTGGAGGTCGTGGCCGTGAACGACCTCACCGACGCAGCGACACTCGCCCACCTGCTCGCCTACGACAGCACCATGGGCAAGCTGGGGACGGAGGTCACGGCCGAGGGCGACGCACTCGTGGTCGACGGCCGCCGGATCGCCGTCCACGCGGAGCGTGAGCCGGGCAAGCTCCCCTGGGGCGAGCTGGACGTCGACGTGGTCGTGGAGTCCACCGGCAGGTTCACCGACGCGAGGAAGGCCGCCGCGCACCTCGACGCGGGCGCGCGCAAAGTGCTCATCTCGGCCCCGGCCACGAACGAGGACATCACCCTCGCGTACGGCATCAATCACACGAGCTACGATCCCGCCGTCCACCACGTGGTCTCCAACGCCTCCTGCACGACGAACTGCCTGGCCCCCATGGCCAAGGTGCTGCACGAGCGGTTCGGTGTCGAGCACGGCCTGATGACCACGGTGCACGCCTACACCCAGGACCAGAACCTCCAGGACGGCCCGCACAAGGATCTCCGCCGCGCCCGTTCCGCCGCGGTCAACATCGTGCCGACGTCCACCGGCGCCGCCAAGGCCATCGCCCTCGTCCTGCCCGAACTCGAGGGCAGGCTGGCGGGTCTGTCGCTGCGGGTGCCGGTCCCGGTCGGTTCGCTGACCGACCTTTCGGCGTACGTGTCGCGGCCGACCACCGTGGAGGAGGTCAACGAGGCCTTCGCGGCGGCGGCGGCCGGACCGCTGGCCGGGGTCCTGCGCCACAGCGACGCTCCGCTCGTCTCCTCCGACATCGTCGGCGAAGCGGCGTCCTGCGTCATCGACTCCGAGCTGACCACCGTCACGGGCGGCGGCCGCCACGTGAAGGTGTTCGGCTGGTACGACAACGAGTCGGGCTTCTCGCACCGGGTCGTCGACGTCGCCCGCCTCCTGGGCACCAGGAGCTGA
- a CDS encoding DMT family transporter: MPERDDLATDTVKGEAPASSPPETAAAPPRGSAAVPAVFVVLWSSAFIAAVIGTDAAPPLLLTFSRFALAGVLLMAVALVSKSPWPKGRLLLHVVVTGLLMQAVQFGAFYTAISEGLPGGLVALIQGFNPVLIALMAGFFVGEQITRRQWFGFAVGGAGVALAVAGALDFSVTAIVLSFVGLLGLSAGTVYQKRFAQGADVRSSTAVHFLASAPVMLVMTLALEDPEVTDWGAFGGALAWIVLINSVGTFLLLNFMLKKQDASRVGTLFFLTPAVTALLSWLIIDETLSTSAIAGLVLGGVGVLLASRK; this comes from the coding sequence GTGCCGGAACGTGACGACCTTGCAACCGACACCGTGAAGGGCGAGGCACCCGCATCGTCGCCACCGGAAACGGCCGCGGCACCTCCCAGAGGCTCCGCCGCCGTCCCCGCTGTCTTCGTCGTCCTGTGGAGCAGTGCCTTCATCGCGGCAGTGATCGGTACCGACGCCGCTCCGCCGCTGCTGCTGACGTTCTCCCGCTTCGCGCTCGCCGGTGTCCTCCTCATGGCAGTGGCCCTGGTGTCCAAGTCGCCGTGGCCGAAGGGCCGGTTGCTGCTGCACGTCGTCGTCACCGGACTGCTCATGCAGGCCGTGCAGTTCGGTGCCTTCTACACGGCCATCAGTGAAGGGCTGCCGGGCGGCCTGGTCGCGCTGATCCAGGGCTTCAACCCCGTGCTGATCGCACTGATGGCCGGCTTCTTCGTGGGCGAGCAGATCACCAGGCGGCAGTGGTTCGGCTTCGCCGTCGGCGGAGCCGGTGTCGCGCTCGCCGTCGCCGGAGCGCTGGACTTCTCCGTCACCGCCATCGTGCTGTCCTTCGTCGGTCTGCTCGGTCTCAGCGCCGGCACCGTCTACCAAAAGCGCTTCGCCCAGGGCGCGGACGTCCGCAGCAGCACCGCCGTGCACTTCCTCGCCAGCGCCCCGGTGATGCTGGTGATGACGCTGGCTCTGGAGGATCCGGAGGTCACCGACTGGGGGGCGTTCGGCGGGGCGCTGGCCTGGATCGTGCTGATCAACTCCGTGGGCACGTTCCTGCTGCTCAACTTCATGCTCAAGAAGCAGGACGCGAGCCGGGTCGGCACGCTGTTCTTCCTCACACCGGCCGTAACCGCCCTGCTGTCCTGGCTGATCATCGACGAGACGCTGAGTACGTCGGCGATCGCGGGACTCGTCCTGGGTGGCGTCGGTGTCCTGCTCGCGTCCCGCAAATAG
- a CDS encoding CGNR zinc finger domain-containing protein, whose product MEFVFVSGSAALDFVGTVRSRRDAPLDSLVTPGDLAEWTVASGMLDGPPPVTEADLVSAVRLREAIYRVMLASISGSPLPAQDCAVLNRATARVPVRQELRPDGTALRSGSVRAVLATLSHDAVDLLVQRPTQVKECAAPSCTRLYVDHSRRSSRRWCDMMRCGNRAKAAAHRSRHHV is encoded by the coding sequence ATGGAGTTCGTATTCGTCAGCGGCAGCGCGGCCCTTGACTTCGTCGGCACGGTCAGGAGCCGGCGCGACGCCCCGCTGGACTCGCTCGTCACACCGGGCGACTTGGCCGAGTGGACCGTCGCCTCGGGAATGCTGGACGGTCCGCCTCCGGTGACCGAGGCGGACCTGGTTTCAGCGGTGCGCCTGCGTGAGGCGATCTACCGCGTGATGCTCGCCTCGATCAGCGGTTCTCCCCTCCCGGCACAGGACTGCGCCGTCCTCAACCGCGCCACGGCCCGCGTCCCCGTGCGCCAGGAGCTGCGGCCCGACGGCACGGCCCTGCGGAGCGGCTCGGTCAGGGCCGTCCTGGCCACGCTCTCCCACGATGCCGTGGACCTCCTCGTCCAACGGCCGACCCAGGTCAAGGAGTGCGCGGCACCCAGCTGCACCCGGCTGTACGTGGACCACTCCCGCCGTTCCTCGCGCCGTTGGTGCGACATGATGCGCTGTGGCAACCGGGCCAAAGCCGCAGCTCACCGCTCCCGCCACCACGTCTGA
- a CDS encoding TetR/AcrR family transcriptional regulator, which produces MTTNADEPQPQPRPRRRAPAGAAVLREDVTEAIRAAVFEELAAVGYARMSIEGIARRAGVGKTAVYRRWRSKLHLVLDIVSALAVQGLPAPDTGSLEGDLRLLYEVTSRALRHPVASQVIPDLQAEAARNPDIAEAMRKALREGQDGVASKILEAATERGELSPAVDPDLALDLISGPLYWRSVVIRSPKLPKGYLGALARATAEGLRAL; this is translated from the coding sequence ATGACGACCAACGCCGACGAGCCGCAGCCGCAGCCGCGACCGCGCCGCAGGGCACCCGCCGGGGCGGCGGTGCTCCGCGAGGACGTGACGGAGGCCATCCGGGCGGCGGTCTTCGAGGAACTGGCGGCGGTCGGCTACGCGCGGATGTCCATCGAGGGCATCGCGCGCCGGGCGGGCGTCGGCAAGACGGCCGTCTACCGGCGCTGGCGCTCCAAGCTGCACCTGGTCCTCGACATCGTCTCCGCGCTCGCCGTGCAGGGCCTGCCCGCGCCCGACACCGGGTCCCTGGAGGGGGACCTTCGGCTGCTGTACGAGGTGACGTCCCGGGCCCTGCGCCACCCGGTGGCCTCGCAGGTCATCCCCGACCTCCAGGCGGAGGCGGCCCGCAATCCCGACATCGCGGAAGCCATGCGGAAGGCCCTGCGGGAAGGTCAGGACGGCGTCGCCAGCAAGATCCTCGAGGCGGCGACGGAGCGCGGCGAACTGAGCCCGGCCGTCGACCCCGACCTCGCCCTCGACCTGATCTCGGGCCCGCTGTACTGGCGCTCGGTGGTCATCCGCAGTCCGAAGCTGCCGAAGGGTTACCTGGGGGCGCTGGCACGGGCGACGGCGGAGGGGCTCAGGGCGCTCTGA
- a CDS encoding ABC transporter permease, producing the protein MSQVLHTPPPTPAPAADEHDLAALAARHGLTVSGARPSLPEYVRRLWARRHFIGAFSTAKLTAQYSQAKLGQVWQVMTPLLNAAVYYFIFGVLMNTSRGVEDFVPFLVTGVFVWTFTQSSIMAGTRAVSGNLGLVRALHFPRAALPVSFCLQQLQQLLFSMAALVVILLAFGVPPAPSWVLAVPALVLQFLFNAGVSLFMARVGSKIPDAAQLMPFVLRTWMYASGVMFSIDHMTGPDSGLPSWVGTVLQLNPAVVYIDLMRFALIDTFHAGHLPPHAWALALGWALVAGIGGFIYFWKAEETYGRG; encoded by the coding sequence GTGAGCCAGGTCCTCCACACACCGCCTCCGACACCGGCCCCGGCCGCCGACGAGCACGACCTCGCGGCCCTCGCCGCCCGCCACGGTCTGACGGTCAGCGGTGCCCGCCCCTCCCTTCCCGAGTACGTCCGCCGGCTGTGGGCGCGCCGGCACTTCATCGGCGCCTTCTCCACCGCCAAGCTCACCGCCCAGTACAGCCAGGCGAAGCTGGGCCAGGTCTGGCAGGTGATGACGCCCCTGCTCAACGCGGCGGTGTACTACTTCATCTTCGGCGTGCTGATGAACACCAGCCGCGGCGTGGAGGACTTCGTCCCGTTCCTGGTCACCGGGGTTTTCGTGTGGACGTTCACGCAGAGCTCGATCATGGCGGGCACCCGGGCGGTCTCCGGCAACCTCGGCCTGGTGCGCGCCCTGCACTTCCCGCGGGCCGCGCTGCCGGTCTCGTTCTGCCTCCAGCAGCTCCAACAGCTGCTGTTCTCGATGGCCGCCCTCGTCGTCATCCTGCTCGCCTTCGGCGTGCCGCCCGCCCCGTCCTGGGTGCTGGCGGTGCCGGCGCTGGTGCTGCAGTTCCTCTTCAACGCCGGCGTGTCGCTGTTCATGGCCCGGGTGGGGTCCAAGATCCCCGACGCGGCCCAGCTGATGCCGTTCGTGCTGCGCACCTGGATGTACGCCTCCGGGGTCATGTTCAGCATCGACCACATGACCGGCCCGGACAGCGGCCTGCCGTCCTGGGTCGGCACCGTGCTCCAGCTCAACCCCGCCGTGGTCTACATCGACCTGATGCGCTTCGCCCTGATCGACACCTTCCACGCGGGGCACCTGCCGCCCCACGCGTGGGCGCTCGCCCTGGGCTGGGCGCTGGTCGCCGGCATCGGCGGTTTCATCTACTTCTGGAAGGCCGAGGAGACATACGGTCGTGGCTGA
- a CDS encoding ABC transporter ATP-binding protein encodes MADTPAERVPTVVADGVDIVYRVNGTGAGRGSATAALNRIVRRRKAEKAAGVRRVHAVKNVSFVAYRGEAIGLIGTNGSGKSTLLKAVAGLLPVENGRIYTDGQPSLLGVNAALMNDLTGERNVHLGGLAMGMSRAQIKARYQEIVDFSGINDKGDFITLPMRTYSSGMAARLRFSIAAAKDHDVLLVDEALATGDRSFQKRSEERIRELRKHAGTVFLVSHSNKSIRDTCDRVLWLERGELRMDGPTEEVLREYEKFTGGPDRAAKPAPKAKTAV; translated from the coding sequence GTGGCTGACACCCCCGCCGAGCGCGTCCCCACCGTCGTCGCCGACGGCGTCGACATCGTCTACCGGGTCAACGGCACCGGCGCCGGCCGGGGCTCCGCGACCGCCGCCCTCAACCGCATCGTGCGCCGGAGGAAGGCCGAGAAGGCGGCGGGCGTACGCCGGGTGCACGCCGTCAAGAACGTGTCCTTCGTGGCGTACCGGGGCGAGGCCATCGGCCTGATCGGCACCAACGGCTCCGGCAAGTCGACGCTGCTGAAAGCGGTCGCCGGCCTGCTCCCCGTCGAGAACGGCCGCATATACACCGACGGCCAGCCCTCCCTCCTCGGCGTCAACGCGGCCCTGATGAACGACCTCACCGGCGAGCGCAACGTGCACCTCGGCGGCCTGGCGATGGGCATGTCCCGCGCGCAGATCAAGGCGCGGTACCAGGAGATCGTCGACTTCTCCGGGATCAACGACAAGGGCGACTTCATCACCCTGCCCATGCGCACGTACTCCTCCGGCATGGCGGCCCGGCTGCGCTTCTCCATCGCGGCCGCCAAGGACCACGACGTCCTCCTCGTCGACGAGGCACTGGCCACCGGCGACCGTTCCTTCCAGAAGCGCTCCGAGGAGCGCATCCGCGAGCTGCGCAAGCACGCCGGCACGGTCTTCCTGGTCAGTCACAGCAACAAGTCCATCCGCGACACCTGTGACCGGGTGCTGTGGCTGGAACGGGGCGAGCTGCGCATGGACGGGCCGACGGAGGAGGTCCTGCGGGAGTACGAGAAGTTCACCGGCGGCCCGGACCGGGCGGCCAAGCCCGCGCCGAAGGCGAAGACGGCCGTCTGA